GCCGCGAGCGCGATCATCGCGCCGTTGTCGGTCGCCAAGCCCGCGGGGGGCACCCGCACCTCGAGGCCGCTGGCGTCGAGCGCCGCACGGAGGCGCGCGTTCGCCGCGACGCCCCCGACCACCACGACGCGGTCCACGCCGTGGTCGCGCGCGGCGCGCCGGAGGGTCCCGACGAGGGTGTCGACGACCGCCGCTTCGAACGACGCCGCGAGGTCGGCGGGGGGCAGGTCGGGGTCGCGCTCGAGGCGGACCGCAACGGCGGTCTTGAGGCCACTGAAGCTGAAGTCGTAGCCGTCCTGGCCCCGGAGGGGGCGGGGGAGGGCCACGGCGTCCGGGTCGCCGTCGCGCGCGAGGTCGGCGAGGGCCGGCCCGCCGGGGAACGGCAGCCCGAGGAGGCGCGCGACCTTGTCGAACGCTTCGCCGGCGGCGTCGTCGCGACTGCGGCCCACCTCCCGCGCGGTGCGCGCGCCGTCCACCCGAAAGAGGCTGGTGTGCCCCCCCGACGCCACCAA
Above is a window of Trueperaceae bacterium DNA encoding:
- a CDS encoding tRNA (adenosine(37)-N6)-threonylcarbamoyltransferase complex transferase subunit TsaD translates to LVASGGHTSLFRVDGARTAREVGRSRDDAAGEAFDKVARLLGLPFPGGPALADLARDGDPDAVALPRPLRGQDGYDFSFSGLKTAVAVRLERDPDLPPADLAASFEAAVVDTLVGTLRRAARDHGVDRVVVVGGVAANARLRAALDASGLEVRVPPAGLATDNGAMIALAAWQGLGVQADAVDAWTRDAAPYLPLDAAARAAS